From Aristaeella lactis, the proteins below share one genomic window:
- a CDS encoding peptidoglycan-binding protein: MKKCKLFLILTLLLCLIPCCVALAKTGKVTATSLNMRKSADSDSKVVKVLKEGAEVTIKDTTGNWYKVSAGGETGYVYKKYIKVTEEKKSDKKEDKKNDSKDKKSDKSEKKKDDGTCGPGDTGSAVKKVQKKLKSLGYYSGSIDGDYGKGTKSAVKSFQKRNGLDDDGKVGAKTLAKLNSKDAKKATKSDSASGSETTGKTEKLDWFNGGSKKIPKGATFKVKDIKTGKVFTCKRWSGANHLDAEPKSKDDTSTLKSIYGGWSWKRRAVLVKYDGHVYAASMNGMPHGTQTIDDNNFEGHFCIHFSGSKTHGSKKVDDMHQQCVKEALKHSW; encoded by the coding sequence GTGAAAAAATGCAAACTCTTTTTGATCCTGACACTCCTTCTGTGCCTGATTCCCTGCTGTGTCGCCCTCGCTAAGACCGGCAAGGTTACAGCCACCTCCCTGAATATGCGCAAAAGCGCAGATTCCGACAGCAAAGTGGTCAAAGTCCTCAAGGAAGGGGCAGAAGTGACCATCAAGGATACCACGGGCAACTGGTACAAAGTGTCCGCTGGCGGGGAAACCGGCTATGTTTATAAGAAGTACATTAAAGTAACTGAAGAAAAAAAGTCTGACAAAAAAGAAGACAAGAAAAACGACTCAAAAGACAAAAAATCCGACAAGTCCGAAAAGAAAAAGGATGACGGGACTTGCGGACCGGGCGACACAGGCAGTGCTGTAAAAAAGGTACAGAAGAAACTGAAAAGTCTTGGCTATTACAGCGGAAGCATAGACGGGGATTACGGCAAAGGAACCAAAAGCGCCGTCAAGAGCTTCCAGAAGCGTAACGGCCTGGACGATGACGGAAAGGTCGGGGCGAAAACCCTGGCGAAACTGAATTCCAAAGACGCGAAGAAAGCCACCAAATCGGACAGCGCCTCCGGATCTGAGACAACAGGGAAGACCGAGAAGCTGGACTGGTTTAACGGCGGAAGCAAGAAGATTCCGAAAGGCGCCACCTTCAAGGTGAAGGATATCAAGACCGGCAAGGTGTTCACCTGCAAGCGGTGGAGCGGCGCCAACCACCTGGACGCGGAGCCCAAATCCAAGGATGATACTTCAACCCTGAAGAGCATCTACGGCGGATGGAGCTGGAAGCGCCGGGCGGTTCTGGTCAAGTATGACGGACATGTGTACGCGGCATCCATGAACGGAATGCCCCACGGAACCCAGACGATCGACGACAACAACTTCGAAGGCCACTTCTGCATTCACTTTTCCGGGAGCAAGACCCATGGAAGCAAGAAAGTGGACGATATGCATCAGCAGTGCGTGAAAGAGGCGCTGAAGCATAGCTGGTGA
- the rplJ gene encoding 50S ribosomal protein L10, with protein MSANLEAKKQVVSDIVEKLKNAECMMVVSYSGLTVEQVTELRKQCRENDVHYCVLKNRLVNRALQELNIEGLEGLLEGPNAFVFSEKDVTAGPKIISQFIEKNKLTSLEIKGGLMGTEVIDVKAIKELAATPSREELLATMVGCLVSPVSALVSVLEQIAEKKDAA; from the coding sequence ATGAGCGCTAATCTGGAAGCAAAAAAGCAGGTTGTATCCGACATCGTTGAGAAGCTGAAGAATGCTGAGTGCATGATGGTGGTTTCCTACAGCGGCCTGACCGTTGAACAGGTGACCGAGCTGCGTAAACAGTGCCGTGAGAACGATGTTCACTACTGTGTTCTGAAGAACCGCCTGGTGAACCGTGCCCTGCAGGAACTGAATATCGAAGGTCTGGAAGGTCTGCTGGAAGGCCCCAACGCTTTCGTGTTCAGCGAAAAGGACGTTACTGCCGGCCCCAAGATCATTTCTCAGTTCATTGAGAAGAACAAGCTGACCTCCCTGGAGATCAAGGGTGGTCTGATGGGCACCGAAGTGATCGACGTCAAGGCCATCAAAGAACTGGCCGCTACCCCCAGCCGGGAAGAGCTGCTGGCCACCATGGTGGGCTGCCTGGTCTCCCCCGTCTCTGCCCTGGTTTCCGTTCTCGAGCAGATCGCCGAGAAGAAGGACGCCGCCTGA
- the rplL gene encoding 50S ribosomal protein L7/L12, with amino-acid sequence MTNQEILEAIESMTLLQVKELVDEMKEKFGVTGAIAVAGAPAAGGAAAAAEEEKTEFDVVLKDAGAEKIKVIKVVREVVAGLGLKEAKDIVESAPKTIKEAVSKEEAEKIAEQFKAVGATVEIK; translated from the coding sequence ATGACTAATCAGGAAATTCTCGAAGCCATTGAGTCTATGACTCTGCTTCAGGTTAAAGAACTCGTTGACGAAATGAAAGAAAAGTTCGGCGTGACCGGCGCTATCGCCGTTGCCGGCGCTCCCGCTGCCGGTGGTGCTGCTGCCGCTGCTGAAGAAGAAAAGACCGAATTCGACGTCGTGCTGAAGGATGCCGGCGCTGAGAAGATCAAGGTCATCAAGGTTGTCCGTGAAGTCGTTGCCGGCCTGGGCCTGAAGGAAGCTAAGGACATCGTTGAGTCCGCTCCCAAGACCATCAAGGAAGCCGTCTCCAAGGAAGAAGCCGAGAAGATCGCCGAGCAGTTCAAGGCTGTTGGCGCTACCGTCGAAATCAAGTAA
- a CDS encoding peptidoglycan-binding protein, translating to MNCNLKRFLSLLLLFALFLTPVCAEEEIIPPAWDVPDYVTALLEVASEEVGYTEDHGRTKYGEWAGDPAAQWCAEFVCWCVDQVDQRTGTSLLRSVYPYYTSSNTGKNWFIKAGRYVVRKGRVEGWGYEWLKGSDSFIQSGDYIPQPGDWVFFNWGGGTDTEHVAMVEYCTRDRLGNVTVHVIEGNNPSSVQRNEYDLNSGSILGYGTVHDVADITMTFGCLGEKVYTLQEKLAYLGYLDPSLVTGRYGDGTVEAVRAYQEAHKLKVNGIANLQTQAKLDAEYTQAYDSDPDIWGVVDDDEDF from the coding sequence ATGAATTGTAATCTTAAACGCTTCCTTTCCCTACTCCTTCTCTTTGCGCTTTTCCTCACACCCGTTTGCGCCGAAGAGGAAATCATCCCTCCTGCCTGGGACGTCCCGGACTATGTGACGGCCCTGCTTGAGGTCGCTTCGGAGGAAGTGGGCTACACGGAAGACCACGGCCGAACCAAGTACGGTGAATGGGCCGGGGATCCCGCTGCCCAGTGGTGCGCGGAATTCGTCTGCTGGTGCGTGGACCAGGTGGATCAGCGGACCGGCACTTCCCTTCTGCGGAGCGTCTATCCCTACTATACCTCCTCCAACACGGGCAAAAACTGGTTCATCAAAGCGGGCCGCTATGTGGTCCGCAAGGGCCGTGTGGAAGGCTGGGGCTATGAATGGCTGAAGGGCAGCGATTCCTTCATCCAGTCCGGAGACTATATTCCCCAGCCCGGGGACTGGGTCTTCTTCAACTGGGGCGGCGGCACCGACACGGAGCATGTGGCCATGGTGGAATACTGCACCCGGGACCGGTTGGGAAATGTCACCGTTCACGTGATCGAGGGCAACAATCCCTCCTCTGTCCAGCGCAATGAATATGACCTGAACAGCGGATCCATCCTGGGCTATGGCACCGTGCATGACGTGGCTGATATCACCATGACCTTCGGCTGCCTGGGTGAAAAGGTCTATACCCTGCAGGAAAAGCTGGCCTACCTGGGCTATCTGGACCCCTCCCTGGTCACCGGCCGCTACGGTGACGGCACCGTGGAAGCTGTCCGGGCCTACCAGGAAGCCCATAAGCTGAAGGTAAACGGCATCGCCAACCTCCAGACCCAGGCCAAACTGGACGCGGAGTATACACAAGCCTATGACAGCGACCCGGATATCTGGGGCGTTGTGGATGATGACGAAGACTTCTGA
- the dapF gene encoding diaminopimelate epimerase — protein sequence MKITKMQGLGNDYIYVNCLEETVADPAALARKISDRHFGVGSDGLVLIMPCEEADFRMRMYNADGSEAEMCGNASRCVGKYIHDRGLSDKTEISLMTGAGIKILKLAVKDGVTETVRVDMGEPELEGAKIPVNVSGNPVVGAAVEAKGQPFRMTCVSMGNPHAVIFVDDADSFDVHGVGAEIEVNPLFPRKTNVEFVTVKDRTHLRMRVWERGSGETLACGTGACATLVATVLNGLCDKKAVLELNGGPLTVEWDTETNHVFQEGPAEFVFDAEYDA from the coding sequence ATGAAGATTACCAAGATGCAGGGCCTGGGAAACGATTATATCTATGTAAACTGCCTGGAGGAAACGGTGGCGGATCCCGCGGCGCTTGCCCGGAAGATCAGCGACCGTCACTTCGGCGTGGGATCGGACGGCCTGGTGCTGATCATGCCCTGTGAGGAAGCGGATTTCCGCATGCGGATGTATAACGCGGACGGAAGCGAGGCTGAGATGTGCGGCAACGCGTCCCGCTGCGTCGGAAAGTATATTCATGACCGGGGCCTGAGCGACAAGACGGAGATCAGCCTGATGACCGGCGCAGGGATCAAGATCCTGAAGCTGGCCGTGAAGGACGGCGTCACCGAAACTGTACGGGTGGATATGGGCGAACCGGAGCTGGAAGGCGCGAAAATTCCGGTGAACGTGTCCGGAAATCCCGTTGTCGGGGCTGCCGTGGAAGCAAAAGGACAGCCTTTCCGCATGACCTGCGTGAGCATGGGTAATCCCCATGCGGTGATCTTTGTGGATGACGCGGACAGCTTTGACGTCCATGGCGTCGGCGCGGAGATCGAGGTGAACCCGCTGTTCCCCCGGAAGACCAATGTGGAGTTTGTGACCGTGAAAGACCGGACGCACCTGCGGATGCGGGTCTGGGAGCGGGGAAGCGGGGAAACGCTGGCCTGCGGCACAGGTGCCTGCGCCACACTGGTGGCCACTGTACTGAACGGTTTGTGCGACAAAAAAGCGGTCCTCGAACTGAACGGAGGACCGTTGACGGTGGAATGGGATACTGAAACCAATCATGTGTTCCAGGAGGGACCGGCCGAGTTTGTGTTCGACGCGGAGTATGACGCTTAA
- a CDS encoding GntR family transcriptional regulator has translation MKNLQAESYSPLYHQLMTRIRADIEQGTYPIGSKIPPEHELERLYQVSRVTVRRALAELTTEGLLERKQGKGTFVASPRGSLPLKSLHTFHDSCKMNKMRPSIDVIHVKETDADADAAEELNMSRGGKVLEVLRVCRGDGVPVVLERNHFSMAYAWLQDQDLTGSLYGILREYGVEPKLALHDVSIHYASEEEAKILEMETGAPLIRLHEVIYDQRGRPLHTNVQLIRGDRFVFTI, from the coding sequence ATGAAGAATTTACAGGCAGAAAGCTACAGCCCGCTGTATCATCAGCTGATGACGCGGATCAGGGCGGACATTGAGCAGGGAACCTATCCCATCGGCAGCAAGATCCCGCCGGAACACGAACTGGAACGGCTGTACCAGGTCAGCCGGGTGACAGTGCGCCGCGCGCTGGCGGAGCTGACCACGGAAGGCCTGCTGGAGCGGAAACAGGGAAAGGGGACCTTTGTGGCCTCGCCCAGGGGAAGCCTGCCGCTGAAAAGCCTGCATACCTTCCATGATTCCTGCAAGATGAACAAAATGCGTCCCTCCATCGATGTGATCCATGTGAAGGAAACGGATGCAGACGCTGACGCTGCGGAGGAACTGAATATGAGCCGGGGCGGAAAGGTGCTCGAAGTCCTGCGGGTGTGCAGGGGAGACGGCGTGCCGGTGGTGCTGGAACGGAATCACTTCTCCATGGCCTATGCCTGGCTGCAGGACCAGGACCTGACTGGAAGCCTTTACGGAATTCTGCGGGAATACGGTGTGGAACCGAAACTGGCGCTGCATGACGTTTCGATCCACTATGCCAGTGAAGAGGAAGCAAAGATACTGGAAATGGAGACAGGAGCTCCGCTGATCCGGCTGCATGAGGTGATCTACGACCAGCGGGGACGGCCCCTGCATACCAATGTCCAGCTGATCCGCGGTGATCGTTTTGTGTTCACTATCTGA
- a CDS encoding helix-turn-helix domain-containing protein: MDNKRFLNATDVAEYLGVSESKAYKIIQTLNKELKEKGFITIAGKISRVYFLERVYAGEKDK, from the coding sequence ATGGATAATAAAAGATTCCTGAATGCAACAGACGTTGCCGAATACTTGGGTGTGTCAGAATCAAAAGCATATAAAATCATACAAACTCTTAACAAGGAGTTGAAAGAGAAAGGTTTCATTACTATAGCCGGGAAAATATCCAGAGTATATTTTCTTGAGAGAGTGTACGCAGGCGAAAAAGATAAATAA
- a CDS encoding DUF4314 domain-containing protein codes for MMQIRPEMLKKLREDYPTGCRVELIQMFEEPRKDMVPGLTGEVMFVDDAGGIHVAWSNGSTLAAIHGIDVIRRID; via the coding sequence ATGATGCAGATCAGGCCGGAGATGCTGAAAAAGCTCCGGGAGGATTACCCGACCGGATGCCGCGTGGAGCTTATTCAGATGTTTGAGGAACCGCGCAAGGACATGGTTCCCGGACTGACCGGAGAGGTCATGTTCGTGGATGACGCGGGCGGCATTCATGTCGCCTGGTCAAACGGCTCAACCCTTGCTGCGATCCACGGCATCGACGTCATCCGCAGAATCGACTGA
- a CDS encoding DegV family protein: MFTLSCESTVDLPWSYIQSRKISVIEYSYLVNDQEYPDDMGRNPDSMPQFYRFLEDGVIPKTSQITEMAYEAYLEGLLQKGDVLHLGFGTGMTPSILNGIAAGEKLQAKYPDRRIIVIDTTCSSSGYGMLVDDVADLRDAGKDLDEIVEWIKCHSRRLHHQFFSTTLSYYRRSGRLSGPAAAIGTLLSICPIMRLDYDGKIVAYNKVRTKKNAILRTADEMEQHADRGKEYSGKCWICHSNCLSVAEQMKAVLQERFPKIHGDIRICDIGTIIASHCGPGTVAIFFYGDERPQMNDSSKNEGEHE, translated from the coding sequence ATGTTCACTCTTTCCTGTGAATCCACGGTAGATTTACCCTGGTCTTACATACAGTCCCGAAAGATCTCTGTGATCGAGTACTCCTATCTGGTAAACGATCAGGAGTATCCTGATGATATGGGAAGAAATCCAGACAGTATGCCTCAATTTTATCGCTTTCTGGAAGATGGCGTGATCCCGAAAACATCTCAGATTACAGAGATGGCGTATGAGGCATATCTCGAAGGACTCCTTCAGAAGGGTGATGTGCTTCACCTTGGATTCGGGACAGGGATGACGCCATCCATTCTGAATGGAATTGCAGCGGGAGAAAAACTGCAGGCGAAGTATCCGGATCGTCGGATTATTGTCATTGATACAACCTGTTCCTCTTCCGGTTATGGTATGCTGGTGGATGACGTTGCGGATCTGCGTGACGCAGGGAAAGACCTGGACGAAATTGTCGAATGGATCAAATGTCATAGCCGAAGACTGCATCATCAGTTTTTCTCAACCACGCTCAGTTATTATCGCCGCAGTGGAAGACTTTCCGGCCCTGCTGCTGCCATTGGCACATTGCTTAGTATTTGTCCGATCATGCGGCTGGACTATGATGGTAAAATTGTTGCTTACAATAAAGTCCGAACAAAGAAAAACGCGATTCTGCGCACAGCGGATGAAATGGAACAGCATGCTGACAGAGGGAAAGAGTACAGCGGGAAATGCTGGATATGCCATTCAAACTGTCTTTCTGTAGCAGAACAAATGAAAGCCGTCCTCCAGGAACGTTTCCCCAAAATCCACGGGGATATCCGCATTTGTGATATAGGCACGATTATTGCTTCGCACTGCGGGCCGGGAACTGTAGCGATATTCTTCTATGGAGATGAACGTCCCCAAATGAACGATTCATCAAAGAACGAAGGTGAACATGAATGA
- a CDS encoding TetR/AcrR family transcriptional regulator — MYHIREDKRSAQSAELIYQCILKLMDQKSYDLISVTDIQRKSGIARTTFYRCFDNISDVFLWKCDEAFHTAFSTYHPPAFRGEFDLARHFVNYWIQNYKILEILMRINRLDIIFTCHMKNAYILEEKYGVLPNLPRAHTEYYVSVRTGFTISILLAWLKGGRKENADEIIEIIREQFAVLKNDMDIL; from the coding sequence ATGTACCATATTCGGGAAGACAAACGATCAGCACAATCGGCGGAACTCATATATCAGTGTATTCTGAAATTGATGGATCAAAAATCCTATGACCTGATTTCGGTGACTGATATACAGCGTAAATCAGGAATTGCGCGAACTACTTTTTATCGCTGCTTTGACAACATATCTGATGTGTTTCTCTGGAAATGCGATGAAGCATTTCATACTGCTTTCAGCACATACCATCCGCCAGCCTTTCGTGGCGAATTCGATCTGGCTCGGCATTTTGTCAATTACTGGATACAGAATTACAAAATCCTCGAAATACTCATGAGGATCAATCGTCTGGACATCATTTTTACCTGCCACATGAAAAATGCTTATATTCTGGAAGAAAAATACGGCGTTCTTCCTAATTTGCCTCGGGCACATACGGAATACTATGTGTCTGTCAGAACAGGATTCACAATCAGCATCCTGCTTGCCTGGCTGAAAGGCGGCAGAAAGGAAAACGCGGATGAGATTATTGAAATTATCAGAGAACAGTTTGCGGTACTAAAAAACGATATGGACATTCTTTAG
- a CDS encoding SH3 domain-containing protein: MICVYPADCTDFSTNGNGTLSPLSANVTETLNGEYELQLVHPIDEAGKWQRLVEGCILRAPVPAAMTPRVNFSAPGDDSGTEIWRVNTDFSGAETRKGTLRLRSGPGTKYKILASYKHGSMVQVVAKTNGSWYEVTAPDGKHGYMSTTYLVFDHREGSASQAVSSTVEERQLRDQPFRIYRVVPELDKITVYARHIFYDLLDNMIH, translated from the coding sequence ATGATCTGTGTCTATCCCGCCGACTGCACCGACTTTTCCACCAACGGAAACGGCACCCTGTCTCCGCTGTCCGCGAACGTGACGGAAACCCTGAACGGCGAATATGAACTGCAACTGGTGCATCCCATCGATGAAGCCGGAAAATGGCAGCGGCTGGTAGAGGGCTGCATCCTCCGCGCTCCAGTTCCAGCCGCAATGACGCCACGCGTGAACTTCTCCGCGCCGGGCGACGACAGCGGAACGGAAATCTGGCGGGTGAACACTGATTTCTCCGGTGCGGAAACCCGGAAAGGCACGCTCCGGCTCCGTTCCGGGCCGGGCACGAAATACAAAATCCTGGCCAGCTATAAGCACGGTTCCATGGTGCAGGTCGTGGCCAAAACAAACGGCAGCTGGTACGAGGTAACCGCGCCAGATGGAAAACACGGATACATGTCCACCACCTATCTGGTGTTTGATCACAGGGAAGGCTCCGCTTCGCAGGCGGTTTCTTCTACGGTAGAGGAACGCCAGCTGCGGGATCAGCCCTTCCGCATTTACCGGGTGGTACCGGAACTGGACAAGATCACGGTATATGCCCGGCATATCTTCTATGACCTTCTCGACAATATGATTCATTGA